TACAGCAAGACCAATATTCCCACGATGAGAGGCATAATAGTAGTTATCATTTGCGGAGATTTTCGGCATGTCATCTACCTTAGTAATTTTAGGAATCCTGGCACTTATCGTCGTCATGATGATTTCCATCTACAATCGCCTGGTTTACCTAAGGCAACAAACTAAGGAAGCCTGGTCAGCAATTGAAACAGAACTGCGCAGACGTTACGACCTTATCCCAAACTTAGTGCAAGTTGTCAGGGAGTATGCAGGGCACGAGCTAGGCACGCTGGAAGAAGTAATTCGCGCACGCAACAGTGCCGTATCAAATATTGAAAGTCCGGAAAACATCACAAAGAACGAACAGGTTTTAACTGGTGCACTCAAGCAAGTGTTTGCCTTGAGTGAA
The Candidatus Obscuribacterales bacterium DNA segment above includes these coding regions:
- a CDS encoding LemA family protein; amino-acid sequence: MSSTLVILGILALIVVMMISIYNRLVYLRQQTKEAWSAIETELRRRYDLIPNLVQVVREYAGHELGTLEEVIRARNSAVSNIESPENITKNEQVLTGALKQVFALSEAYPQLKANENFQQLQEQLSDTETRLSQARRFYNATVRELNTAIESFPSVLIAGPMGFTGRPYFGIDNADAYEPVRIADLPGSIPSTGEGQTIKLKETQKELDS